The Microbacterium phyllosphaerae region GGATTCCGGAGAGGTCCTCATCGACGGCAGCGACGTCACCGCACTCAGCCCGGCCGAGGCGACGCGTCTGAGGCGGGACCGGATCGGGATCGTCTTCCAGCAGCCCAACCTCATCCCCTCCTTGAGCGCCCGTGAGCAGCTCAGCGTCATGAACGAGCTCGGGGCCCCGCACAGTCGACGCAATCGCGCCAAGGCGGCCGCTCGTGCGGATGAGCTGCTCTCGGCGGTGGGCCTCTCCGAGCACGGTCACAAGAGGCCGCACCAGCTCTCCGGCGGACAGCGTCAGCGCGTCAACATCGCCCGAGCCCTGATGAACGAGCCGAGCGTGCTCCTGGTCGACGAACCCACCAGCGCTCTCGATCAGGAACGCGGAGCCACCATCATCGACCTCATCCTGCGCCTCACCGACGAGCGGAACACATCGACGCTGCTCGTCACCCATGACCTCGTGCACCTCCCGCGCATGCACGGGGTGCTGCACCTCGTAGACGGTCGCGTCGTCGACGCCGCCGCTGTGGCGAGGCGCTGAGCGGCGACTAGTCGCCGGAGCTCTGCTTGAACTGACGCTCCCAGTCGCGCAGCTCGCTGCGACCGATGAGCGAGTCGAGCGACACCTGGAACAGCAGTCCCTTGCGGGCATTGACCTGCTTGATGTTGTCGACGATCTGGGTGGTCACCGACGACAGCGCTTCGCGCACCTCGGCGATGCGCTCGTCGGGGGCATCCCACAGGTCGGGCCGGGTGAGCAGGTCGAGCAGATAGTCGCGGTCCAGCGCCGCGACCAGACGAGCGAGCTTGTCGGAGTACTCGGCCTCGGCCAGCACGCTCTGATCCTCGCCGGCCTTGGCGTCGAGACGGATGAACAGCTGCTCGACGTGCGACGCGAGGGCGTCGATCCCCGCCGCCGTTTCGGCCGCCACCGGGCTGCCCGGCACTGCGGCGTAGTCGGCGCGGAGTTCGCGCAGGCGGTTCACTCGCAGACGGATGCCGGCGGGCACCGGATCCGTCGAGGTCGGCGTCGTGCGACGTCGGCGTCGGGCGATGAGACCGACGGCTGTCACAGCAGCCGCGACGAGCACGACCCCGCCGATCACGAATGGGATCACGGGGTTGGCGACGAGGGTGTCGTCACCCGACGAGGTCGGTGTCTCGGCCGAGATCTCGGTCACGGTCTCGAGCAGCTGATCCTGAAGGCTCCCGCCCGAGGACTCGTTCTCGTTCGCAATGCGCAGCGCGTCGTCGATCGTCGCCGATGCCGCCTGCAGGTCGTCGCCGATCGCGACGATCACGGTCTGCTGACTCGCGCCCGCGGTGAGCTGCTCGAGGATGTAGGTGTTGTAAGGGGTGTCGCGCGCGGCATCCGCCGGCAGCACCACAACCGCGATCGAGCCGTCGCCCGGGACGACGCTCGTGAGGGCATCCGTCAGCGCCGGCCCACCGGACACGTCGGGGTCGACATAGATGTTCTGCCCGGATATGCCCGCGACGGCATCATCGATCCAAGGATTGTTCGACGAGGAGAGAGACGGCACCGGAATCCTCAGAAGTTGTTGATGACGGATGCGAACACGAGGTCGATGCGCTCCGCGTCGGAGGCGTCGAACAACTGACCGCCGGTGACGTCGGCGATGCGCTGCAGCGCCGAGGTGTCTGCGCCCTCTCCATACGCGATCGGGAATATACGCACGGGGGCATCGTCGCCGCCCTCCTTCGTGCTCTTGCCGATCTTCGCGATGAGGGAGTCGAGCGAGACGCTCGAGTCGGTGTCCTCACCGTCCGACAGGACGACCATCGCGTTGATGCGCCCGGGCTCCGCTCGTTCGCTCATCGCCTCGTAGGCCAGCAGGATCGAGTCGTAGAGCGGAGTGCCGTTGCGCTGCGCGTACCGGAGGTCGTCGAGCGAGGAGTCGAGCTTCTCGCCATCCGACCCGAGGGCGTCGACTTCACGCAGCACCTGGATGCCTTCGCCCTCATCCGACGAGATGCCGGTGGTGAACGCCCAGACGCCGATCTCATCGGTCGAGCGGAAATGGTTCAGGGTCGACTGCGCGCCCTCGATCGCCCCGTCGAGGCGCGAACGGCCGTCGCCGATCGGGTCGTCCATGGAGCCTGAGATGTCGATGAGCTCGAGCACGGATGAGGGCTTGCGCACCTGCGTCCACTGGTCGATCGCGGTCGAGATCACGTCGACATCGGGCTTGGGCAGCGTCACGGTGGGCTGCGCCGGGTCGACGCCGAACTTCGCGGTGAACAGGTCGCCCAGCGGCACCGATTCGTCGAGCGGGCGGAAGCCGTAGTCGGGCAGGATCTTCTGCGCCGCGGTGGTCTGCACGAAGGCGGCGAACGCCTCGCCGGCGGTGCGCTGGTCGGCGGTGATCCAGTCGGCGCCCAGAACGGTGATCGGGTTGTCCGACCACATCGATCCGCCCTCGGGGTAGACGGCGACGAGCTTGGTCTTCGGCGGGGTCAGGGTCTCGCCCGGCTGCACGGTGTGCGAGTCGGGGTTGCCCTGGTTGTAGTTGAGCAGCGAGGTCTCCTCCAGCGCGACGGCCGAGACGTACGCCGAGCCGTTCGAGCCGTTCTGCGTCTCGTCGTAGAGCGTCGAGAGCACATTGCCGGTGGTGTCGCCGTAGTGGATGACGCACTCCTCGAACACCCGGGAGAAGTCGGCCGAGGCCTCGACGTCGGCGGACGTGAGCCCCTCGGCCTTGCCGGTCGCCTCGTACGACTGCATGAGGATCGTCGAGAGTCCCGTGGTCGAGGTGTTCGGGTTCGTCTTCGAGATCTTGAACGCACCCCAGATGTCCTTGCCGACACTGCCCCAGCCGTCGGGATCCTGGCAGAGGTTCTCCAGGTCGGTGATGCTGATGGGGGTGTTCGGCCAGCCGAGGGCGGTGGCCATGGGCTCGGGCATCCCGAACACCACGGGCGTGCGCGTGAACGACTTCGGCTCGCCGACGAGGCTGGGCGATGCGGCCGCAGCGACGCGGTCGGTCCAGACGGTGGATGCCGGAGACCACAGGGTGGGCCAGAGCGACGTGTCATCGCTCGGCCAGTCGTCGCCGGAGGTGAGGAAGCGCGTCGCGTTGCCGGACGAGACGTTGGTCGGACGCACGGTCGCGCAGGTCTCGAGCGCCTTGTGCTCGGGCGAGTCTTTGAACGCCTTGGCCAGCTCGTCGAGCATGTTGACCTTCTCCGACGACGTCGCGACCGCGATGTGCGTGCAGCCGTCATCGGGGAAGCCCTGCGCCCCATCAGTGGTCGTGCCCTCGTCGCCGCCGCCGGTGCAGGCGGTCAATGCCAGGGCGACGATCGCCGCCATGGCGAGGGCGGCGGGGGTCCGTCGTGCGTTGCGGGGCGCGCTCATGCGCCTAGGCTACCCAGGTATCGCGCCGGCGATCACGGATCGGTTCGATCTCGTGACCCGCCCGATCCCGTCGCGTGGTCGATCCCGCCACCCGTCCGATCGCAGCCCCGCGGAGTACGCTCGCTCGTGTGGGGCGGATCACGACGAGGCGACCGGTACTGAAGCTCACCCTCGGCGAGGGTGCGGTCCGGCGAGCCGACACGCTCGCCGTCGAGGAGCCGCTCGAGATCAGGGTCGGCGGCTCGCCGCTCGCGGTCACGATGCGGACTCCGGGGCACGACGTCGAGCTGGCGGCCGGGTTCCTCGTGTCCGAGGGGATCATCGCGCAGACCGCCGACTTCCACTCTGCGATCCACTGCGGCGGACCGGGCACCGGAGGCCAGGAGAACACGTACAACGTGCTCGACATCAGCCTCGCGCAGGGAGTCCCGCTTCCCGACCCCGAGGCCGCTCGGCGCTTCTACACGACCAGCTCCTGCGGGGTCTGCGGCAAGGCGAGCATCGACGCCGTGCGCACCGTGTCGCAGCATCCGGTCCTCGACGACGACATCGAGGTCGGCCCGGAACAGATCGCATCGTTCCCCGACCGGCTGCGCGCCGAGCAGGCGGCGTTCGACAAGACCGGTGGTCTGCACGCGGCAGCGCTGTTCGACGCGGACACCGGCGAGATGCTCGTGCTGCGCGAAGACGTGGGCCGACACAACGCGGTCGACAAGGTGGTGGGCTGGGCGGTGCTGAACGACCGGCTGCCCCTGCGGCGGCAGATCCTGCAGGTGTCGGGGCGCGCGAGCTTCGAGCTCGTGCAGAAGGCGGCGATGGCCGGCATCCCGATGCTCAGTGCCGTGTCGGCGCCCTCGTCGCTGGCCGCTGAACTCGCCGACGAGTCGGGGGTGACGCTCATCGGATTCGTCCGCGGGCGAACCATGAACATCTACACGCACGCGCACCGGGTGCGCGTCGGCGGCGTGGGGATCGGCGCGTCCGAGCCTGCTGCGGAGGGAGCGAGCCATGCTCGATAGTCAGGGAACCGCAGGCACGGCATTCGGTCTCATGCCGGTCGAACCGCGGCAGGGAGGATACGGCCCGCGCACCGATCGGGCCTGGTCACGCAAGCCGTACGGTCACCCCGCGGCGGGGTGGGGAGCCGCGGTGTCGGTGGGGCGTGTGGTGCTGGACCAGCGCGAGCCGATCGCGGGGCCCCTAGCGATGCTCCAGATGAACCACCCGATCTCGGGCTACGACTGCCCGGGCTGCGCGTGGCCGGACGACCTCGGCAACCTGAAGCTCGACATCTGCGAGAACGGCATCAAGCACGTCACGTGGGAGATGACGCGGAAGCGCGTCGACCGTCGTTTCTTCGCCGAGCACACGGTCACCGAGCTCGCCACCTGGCCGGATTTCGACCTCGAAGACCAGGGGCGCCTCACCGAGCCGATGGCCTATGACGCGGCCACCGATCACTACGTGCCGATCTCGTGGGACGACGCGTTCGCGCTGGTCGGTGACGAGTTGCAGAGCCTCGACAGCCCCGACGAGGCCGCCTTCTACACGTCCGGACGGCTCAGCAACGAGGCCACATTCCTGTACCAGCTGATGGTGCGGGAGTACGGCACGAACAACCTGCCCGACTGCTCGAACATGTGTCATGAGGCGTCGGGCCGGGCACTCAAGGCCTCGATCGCCACGGGCAAGGGCACGGTCGACATGCACGACTGGGACGACTGCGACGCCCTCTTCGTGCTCGGCGTGAATGCGGCGTCCAACGCTCCGCGCATGCTCACGGCGTTGGCGGATGCCGTGAAGCGCGGTGCCCAGGTGGTGCACGTCAATCCGCTCGTCGAGGCCGGGGCCACCCGCACGATCGTGCCGCACGACTTCGTCGACATGGCACGCTTCAAGGCGACCGGCACGAGCACGATGAACCTGCAGGTGCGCCCCGGTGGCGACCTCGCGCTGATCCGCGGCATGTCGAAGGTCGTGTTCGAGGCCGCGGCCGATGACCCCTCCGTGCTCGACTCCGAGTTCCTCTCGTCGCTGACGAACGGTGTCGATGCGTATCGGGCGCTCGTCGAGGCGACGCCGTGGCCCGACCTCGTCACGCAGTCGGGGCTCACCGAGGAGCAGATCCGCGCGACCGCCGCGGTGTACCTCGCGTCGGAGCGCACGATCATCAGCTGGTGCCTCGGCGTGAGCCAGCACGAGCACGGCGTCGACACCGTCCGCGAGATCGTCAACCTGCTTCTTCTGCGCGGCAATATCGGCCGAAAGGGCGCCGGACCCTCGCCGATCCGCGGCCACAGCAACGTGCAGGGCAACCGCACCTGCGGCATCGACCACCGGCCGACGGATGCCTGGCTCGACCGCCTCGCCGCGGTCTGCCGCATCGATCCGCCGCGGCATCCGGGTCTCGACACCGTGCGCACGATCGAGGCGATGCACGACGAGCGGGTGAAGGTGTTCGTCGGTATGGGCGGCAACTTCGTGCTCGCCGCCCCCGACACCCCTTTCACCGCGCAGGGTCTCGAGAAGTGCCGACTCACGGTGCAGGTGAGCACGAAGCTCAACCGCAGTCACCTCGTGCACGGCGAGAAGGCCCTGATCCTGCCCTGCCTCGGGCGCACCGAGCGTGACCAGCAGGCGCAGGGGCCGCAGGGTGTCACGGTCGAGGATGCGATGAGCATGGTGCACCTCTCGGTGGGGCGCAAGCAACCGGCGTCCGCGTACCTGAAGTCGGAGCCCGCGATCATCGCGGGTTTGGCGAAGGCGACGCTTCCTGACACGCAGACCCCGTGG contains the following coding sequences:
- a CDS encoding ABC transporter ATP-binding protein; the encoded protein is MIRLNDITLTFPDGDSRVTAVDGVSLTAHPGTVTGITGPSGSGKSSLLAVAGTLLRPDSGEVLIDGSDVTALSPAEATRLRRDRIGIVFQQPNLIPSLSAREQLSVMNELGAPHSRRNRAKAAARADELLSAVGLSEHGHKRPHQLSGGQRQRVNIARALMNEPSVLLVDEPTSALDQERGATIIDLILRLTDERNTSTLLVTHDLVHLPRMHGVLHLVDGRVVDAAAVARR
- a CDS encoding substrate-binding and vWA domain-containing protein, with the translated sequence MSAPRNARRTPAALAMAAIVALALTACTGGGDEGTTTDGAQGFPDDGCTHIAVATSSEKVNMLDELAKAFKDSPEHKALETCATVRPTNVSSGNATRFLTSGDDWPSDDTSLWPTLWSPASTVWTDRVAAAASPSLVGEPKSFTRTPVVFGMPEPMATALGWPNTPISITDLENLCQDPDGWGSVGKDIWGAFKISKTNPNTSTTGLSTILMQSYEATGKAEGLTSADVEASADFSRVFEECVIHYGDTTGNVLSTLYDETQNGSNGSAYVSAVALEETSLLNYNQGNPDSHTVQPGETLTPPKTKLVAVYPEGGSMWSDNPITVLGADWITADQRTAGEAFAAFVQTTAAQKILPDYGFRPLDESVPLGDLFTAKFGVDPAQPTVTLPKPDVDVISTAIDQWTQVRKPSSVLELIDISGSMDDPIGDGRSRLDGAIEGAQSTLNHFRSTDEIGVWAFTTGISSDEGEGIQVLREVDALGSDGEKLDSSLDDLRYAQRNGTPLYDSILLAYEAMSERAEPGRINAMVVLSDGEDTDSSVSLDSLIAKIGKSTKEGGDDAPVRIFPIAYGEGADTSALQRIADVTGGQLFDASDAERIDLVFASVINNF
- the fdhD gene encoding formate dehydrogenase accessory sulfurtransferase FdhD, producing the protein MGRITTRRPVLKLTLGEGAVRRADTLAVEEPLEIRVGGSPLAVTMRTPGHDVELAAGFLVSEGIIAQTADFHSAIHCGGPGTGGQENTYNVLDISLAQGVPLPDPEAARRFYTTSSCGVCGKASIDAVRTVSQHPVLDDDIEVGPEQIASFPDRLRAEQAAFDKTGGLHAAALFDADTGEMLVLREDVGRHNAVDKVVGWAVLNDRLPLRRQILQVSGRASFELVQKAAMAGIPMLSAVSAPSSLAAELADESGVTLIGFVRGRTMNIYTHAHRVRVGGVGIGASEPAAEGASHAR
- a CDS encoding FdhF/YdeP family oxidoreductase, which gives rise to MLDSQGTAGTAFGLMPVEPRQGGYGPRTDRAWSRKPYGHPAAGWGAAVSVGRVVLDQREPIAGPLAMLQMNHPISGYDCPGCAWPDDLGNLKLDICENGIKHVTWEMTRKRVDRRFFAEHTVTELATWPDFDLEDQGRLTEPMAYDAATDHYVPISWDDAFALVGDELQSLDSPDEAAFYTSGRLSNEATFLYQLMVREYGTNNLPDCSNMCHEASGRALKASIATGKGTVDMHDWDDCDALFVLGVNAASNAPRMLTALADAVKRGAQVVHVNPLVEAGATRTIVPHDFVDMARFKATGTSTMNLQVRPGGDLALIRGMSKVVFEAAADDPSVLDSEFLSSLTNGVDAYRALVEATPWPDLVTQSGLTEEQIRATAAVYLASERTIISWCLGVSQHEHGVDTVREIVNLLLLRGNIGRKGAGPSPIRGHSNVQGNRTCGIDHRPTDAWLDRLAAVCRIDPPRHPGLDTVRTIEAMHDERVKVFVGMGGNFVLAAPDTPFTAQGLEKCRLTVQVSTKLNRSHLVHGEKALILPCLGRTERDQQAQGPQGVTVEDAMSMVHLSVGRKQPASAYLKSEPAIIAGLAKATLPDTQTPWDRYVGDYDTIRDVMAKVLPGFEGFNERVSGKHGFRIPQPARERVFETPSGRAEFSHAPLPDVIPESADTLVLQTVRSHDQWNTTIYSNDDRYRGVKNLRELVFLHEDDMRDRGLIEGDLVDIVSTSKDGSTRMLRAFRAVPYDLPRGSAAGYMPEMNVLIGRKDFSAQSDQPLMKSIQVTVARTGS